A window from Mesorhizobium sp. WSM2240 encodes these proteins:
- a CDS encoding GntR family transcriptional regulator yields the protein MSEATYTQPDRRRPEPLWYQVEQAIRAIIKSGEWPTGSQIPAEDRLGVMLGVSRITLRHALRNLEEQGLLRREHGRGTFVRSATLVAGTRELTSFTQEMGNLGLVVGSRILDFGMGSADAATAGALEIEEGDPVVRIRRLRLGNDAPIGIQTAQLPGGRVPNFLEPGPPEGSLYETLSRRYGIMPVEAREVYRVASVGVDDAALLDLTAGSPAFVVERVTTDERGPFEFTVSVMRGDRYEIRSTLRS from the coding sequence ATGAGCGAGGCGACATATACGCAACCTGATCGCCGCCGGCCGGAGCCACTGTGGTATCAGGTCGAACAGGCCATCCGCGCCATCATCAAAAGCGGCGAGTGGCCGACCGGCAGCCAGATTCCGGCCGAGGACCGGCTCGGCGTCATGCTCGGCGTCAGCCGCATTACGCTGCGCCACGCGCTGCGAAATCTCGAGGAGCAGGGGCTTTTGCGGCGCGAACACGGCCGCGGCACGTTCGTGCGCAGCGCCACGCTGGTCGCCGGAACGCGCGAACTGACCAGCTTTACGCAGGAGATGGGCAATCTCGGCCTCGTCGTCGGTTCGCGCATTCTCGATTTCGGCATGGGCTCGGCGGATGCCGCGACCGCCGGGGCCCTGGAAATCGAGGAAGGAGATCCGGTGGTGCGCATTCGCCGACTTCGTCTCGGCAATGATGCGCCGATCGGCATCCAGACCGCGCAACTGCCGGGCGGGCGGGTGCCGAACTTCCTTGAACCCGGCCCGCCCGAAGGCTCGCTCTACGAAACGCTGAGCAGGCGCTACGGGATCATGCCCGTGGAAGCCCGCGAGGTCTATCGCGTCGCATCGGTGGGCGTCGACGATGCGGCGCTTCTGGACCTGACGGCGGGAAGCCCGGCTTTCGTGGTGGAACGCGTCACAACGGATGAACGTGGTCCGTTTGAATTCACGGTTTCTGTCATGCGCGGCGACCGTTACGAAATCCGCTCGACATTGCGGAGCTAA
- a CDS encoding sugar isomerase domain-containing protein, producing the protein MSDLYIGRLAALIEQASAANGEAFETASGRFADTLEAGGLIHLYGSGHSVLPCQEAFPRYGTYVGFNPLTDPRVMWHNVLGAGGVRELLWLERTENYAEKFLDHQPLNEGDSIIIFGHSGRNSSGIETALYAKERGLFVVAITSKNNLDKPATHSSGKRLADAADLVIDTCSPIEDAIVPVEGWSRPVSGSSTVLAMIMTHELIARTAQNLSKRGIELPTFASPTIAGVTLHDTDVIYGVYRERMIEAQKKHLPAFQAKMRGEK; encoded by the coding sequence GTGTCTGACCTCTATATCGGCCGTTTGGCCGCGCTGATCGAACAGGCTTCGGCCGCCAATGGCGAAGCGTTCGAAACCGCCTCCGGCCGCTTTGCCGACACGCTAGAGGCCGGCGGGCTGATCCATCTTTACGGGTCGGGCCATTCGGTGCTGCCCTGCCAGGAGGCGTTTCCGCGCTACGGCACCTATGTCGGCTTCAACCCGCTGACCGACCCGCGAGTCATGTGGCACAATGTGCTCGGCGCCGGCGGCGTGCGCGAACTGCTGTGGCTCGAGCGCACGGAAAACTACGCCGAAAAGTTCCTCGACCACCAGCCGCTCAACGAAGGCGATTCCATCATCATCTTCGGTCACAGCGGACGCAATTCGTCCGGTATAGAAACCGCGCTCTATGCCAAGGAGCGGGGCCTGTTCGTCGTCGCCATCACCAGCAAGAACAATCTCGACAAGCCGGCCACGCATTCTTCCGGCAAGCGTCTGGCCGATGCCGCAGATCTCGTCATCGATACCTGCTCGCCGATCGAGGACGCCATTGTTCCGGTGGAAGGCTGGAGCCGCCCGGTGTCCGGTTCATCGACTGTCCTGGCGATGATCATGACCCACGAGCTTATCGCGCGTACCGCGCAGAACCTGTCCAAACGCGGCATCGAACTGCCGACCTTCGCGTCGCCGACGATCGCCGGCGTGACGCTGCACGACACAGACGTGATCTATGGCGTCTACCGCGAGCGCATGATTGAGGCGCAGAAGAAGCACCTGCCCGCGTTCCAGGCAAAAATGCGCGGCGAGAAGTAG
- a CDS encoding LysR family transcriptional regulator, with protein sequence MHAVVLRYIDQVARLGSIRRAAGVLNVASSAVNRQILKLEAEIGTPLFERVGNGVRPTAAGDYVIRHARETLARWNNVRSDISTLSGDIHGEVRIVSIPAPLVRLLPRAIEATSRQHPHIAFRVIDAAPKEHTEEMRAQRPDIAILFIDRRHRGYEVAARIRMRIGAIMRPDHPLVGRKEVTLTDCAAYPVCMLSDPWILNATAEAEFTHSGAQFKSVLLTNSLPMTKEVMLAGLGIGFFTPTGFVDELKSGELAHIPMAEPDLSASEIGLLIHRDRQSSPAVRALGTRLIEEFAALERDIGMLSAPKSQQIGQDDWHDRAEPPNAAAAFPASPANPFRPAT encoded by the coding sequence ATGCATGCAGTGGTTCTGCGTTACATCGATCAGGTCGCACGGCTGGGTTCGATAAGGCGCGCGGCCGGCGTTCTCAACGTCGCCTCGTCGGCCGTAAACCGCCAGATTCTCAAGCTCGAGGCGGAAATCGGCACGCCGCTTTTCGAGCGCGTGGGCAACGGCGTCCGGCCGACCGCCGCCGGCGATTACGTCATCCGCCATGCCCGCGAGACGCTCGCCCGCTGGAACAATGTGCGCAGCGACATCTCCACGCTTTCGGGCGACATCCATGGCGAGGTGCGCATCGTCTCGATCCCGGCGCCGCTGGTGCGCCTTCTGCCGCGCGCCATCGAGGCCACCTCCAGACAGCATCCGCATATCGCCTTCCGCGTCATCGACGCCGCTCCGAAAGAACACACCGAGGAGATGCGCGCGCAGCGACCGGACATCGCAATCCTGTTCATCGACCGCCGGCACCGCGGCTACGAGGTCGCGGCGCGGATCAGGATGCGGATCGGCGCCATCATGCGGCCCGACCATCCCCTGGTCGGGAGAAAGGAGGTGACGCTCACCGACTGCGCCGCCTATCCTGTCTGCATGCTGAGCGATCCGTGGATATTGAACGCCACGGCCGAGGCCGAGTTTACCCACAGCGGCGCGCAGTTCAAATCGGTTCTGCTCACCAACTCGCTGCCGATGACCAAGGAAGTGATGCTTGCCGGTCTCGGCATCGGCTTCTTCACCCCGACCGGTTTCGTGGACGAGTTGAAGAGCGGCGAACTCGCCCATATTCCGATGGCGGAACCCGACCTTTCCGCCAGCGAGATCGGCCTCCTGATCCACCGCGACCGCCAGTCGTCCCCGGCGGTGCGGGCGCTGGGCACACGGCTGATCGAGGAGTTCGCCGCCCTCGAACGGGATATCGGCATGTTGTCGGCTCCGAAATCACAGCAAATCGGGCAGGATGACTGGCATGACCGGGCAGAACCGCCAAACGCTGCCGCTGCATTTCCCGCGTCGCCGGCCAACCCGTTTCGGCCAGCGACTTAG
- a CDS encoding ABC transporter substrate-binding protein, with product MTKMNFSRRTVLKAGAGLVGALSTPAIISSRALAQAAPKTINMQLGWLGGGNQLGEVAAKHLGYFAEEGLEFAIQPGGPSIDGVAIVASGRFEIGQVSSSPSLMLAASQDIPVKAFAVSAQEHPYAFFSLPSAPINTPQDMVGKKIGIQATGKILLSALLKKHNIPESEVEVIVIGADMTPLATGQVQAVTGWLTNTTAMAALPEKPVALKMWDHGVQLYANPYYTTNDMLEKDPEALAGFLRAAGKGWLYAKEHREAAVDLLIKEFPNLVRDDELAASEIMLAHVFTDATARNGWASFDPAVWEAQIKLYDELGQFSAGAPALDEVVTTAILEATADARPKIG from the coding sequence ATGACGAAGATGAACTTTTCGCGGCGGACCGTGCTCAAGGCGGGAGCCGGGCTGGTTGGCGCGCTTTCCACGCCGGCAATCATTTCCAGCAGAGCCTTGGCCCAGGCAGCGCCAAAGACAATCAACATGCAACTCGGCTGGCTCGGAGGCGGCAATCAACTCGGCGAGGTCGCTGCAAAGCACCTCGGCTATTTTGCGGAAGAGGGGCTGGAATTCGCCATTCAGCCGGGCGGTCCGAGCATAGACGGCGTTGCCATCGTCGCGTCCGGCCGTTTCGAGATCGGCCAGGTCTCGTCCAGCCCGTCGCTGATGCTGGCAGCCTCGCAGGACATTCCGGTCAAGGCCTTCGCCGTCAGCGCGCAGGAACATCCCTATGCTTTCTTCTCGCTGCCCTCGGCGCCGATCAACACGCCGCAGGATATGGTCGGCAAGAAAATCGGCATCCAGGCGACAGGAAAAATCCTGCTTTCGGCGCTTCTGAAGAAGCACAACATTCCCGAAAGCGAGGTCGAGGTGATCGTGATCGGCGCCGACATGACGCCGCTCGCCACGGGCCAGGTCCAGGCGGTTACCGGCTGGCTGACCAACACGACGGCGATGGCCGCACTGCCAGAGAAGCCTGTCGCGCTGAAGATGTGGGACCACGGCGTGCAGCTCTACGCAAACCCCTACTATACGACCAACGACATGCTGGAAAAGGATCCGGAAGCGCTCGCCGGTTTCCTGCGCGCCGCCGGCAAGGGTTGGCTATATGCCAAAGAGCATCGCGAAGCGGCGGTCGACCTCCTGATCAAGGAATTTCCCAACCTCGTTCGCGACGACGAACTCGCCGCCTCCGAGATCATGCTTGCCCACGTCTTCACCGACGCGACCGCCAGGAATGGCTGGGCCAGTTTCGATCCCGCCGTCTGGGAAGCGCAGATCAAACTCTATGACGAGCTGGGTCAGTTCTCGGCCGGGGCGCCTGCACTCGACGAAGTCGTCACCACAGCGATCCTTGAGGCCACCGCCGACGCACGTCCGAAGATCGGATGA
- a CDS encoding ABC transporter ATP-binding protein: MAVAVLKPVERPAPVPEEIAVELEQVSVRFTTERGTITALDGIDLTVPKGGFLTLLGPSGCGKSTLLRVVADILKPSSGSAKVLGSDPSAARSRRDIGFVFQDAALLPWRTVLENVTLPLEVGGGAPRDRARDPRELLELVGLSGWEQAFPHELSGGMRQRVSIARALVSSPKLLFMDEPFGALDEITRDRLNEELLSVWERTGTTILFVTHSIYEAAFLGQEVLLLAARPGRVKERVPVDLPHPRKIAMRETPEFVALVSHLRRVLETC; this comes from the coding sequence ATGGCAGTCGCCGTACTCAAGCCGGTCGAACGACCGGCGCCCGTACCGGAGGAAATCGCGGTCGAGCTCGAGCAGGTGTCCGTCCGGTTCACCACCGAGCGTGGCACCATCACCGCGCTTGACGGCATCGATCTCACCGTGCCGAAGGGCGGCTTCCTCACTCTGCTCGGCCCCTCCGGCTGCGGCAAGTCCACGCTGCTGCGTGTCGTCGCCGATATCCTCAAGCCGAGCTCGGGCTCGGCCAAGGTGCTCGGCAGCGATCCGTCCGCGGCGCGCTCGCGGCGCGATATCGGCTTCGTCTTTCAGGATGCGGCGCTCCTTCCATGGCGCACCGTGCTGGAAAACGTCACCCTGCCGCTCGAAGTCGGCGGCGGCGCGCCCAGGGATCGTGCCCGCGATCCGCGCGAACTCCTGGAACTGGTCGGGCTTTCGGGCTGGGAGCAGGCGTTTCCGCATGAATTGTCTGGCGGCATGCGCCAGCGCGTCTCGATCGCGCGTGCCCTGGTTTCCAGCCCGAAGCTTCTGTTCATGGACGAGCCGTTCGGCGCGCTCGACGAGATCACCCGCGACCGCCTGAACGAGGAACTGCTTTCGGTGTGGGAACGCACCGGCACGACGATCCTCTTCGTCACCCATTCGATCTACGAGGCCGCATTCCTTGGCCAGGAGGTGCTGCTGCTTGCGGCGCGTCCGGGCCGGGTGAAGGAACGCGTGCCCGTCGACCTGCCGCATCCCCGCAAGATCGCGATGCGCGAGACGCCCGAATTCGTGGCGCTGGTCTCGCATCTGCGCCGTGTCCTGGAGACCTGCTGA
- a CDS encoding ABC transporter permease, whose translation MSVTTPDTAPLGAFAEDDKAQEIYLAAKRRLLWRRRLLPIVALLSLLVLWEISVAVFDIQPYIAPAPSAIFNVLVNRFGMLMSNLLPTAIEAIAGFIIGNLAAIMIATAFAYKDTLEEAFFPIAVMVNTIPVVAKAPILVLLLGNGMEPKIAIAAIICFFPTLVNMTRGLRDVNPQQLELMHVLSASPREVFLKVRFKNSLPYLFSALKIAASTAVIGAIVGEWIGATQGIGALIIQATYNFDSPLLYATIVVGSVFSATFFGVISWAERRVLTWNVART comes from the coding sequence ATGTCCGTCACAACGCCAGATACCGCGCCGCTTGGCGCTTTCGCCGAAGACGACAAGGCGCAGGAAATCTATCTTGCCGCCAAGCGCCGCCTGCTCTGGCGTCGCCGTCTGCTGCCGATCGTCGCCCTTCTGAGCCTGCTGGTGCTCTGGGAGATTTCGGTGGCCGTGTTTGACATCCAGCCCTACATCGCGCCGGCGCCAAGCGCCATCTTCAACGTGCTCGTCAATCGGTTCGGCATGCTGATGTCGAACCTGCTGCCGACCGCTATCGAAGCGATTGCAGGCTTCATAATTGGCAATCTGGCCGCGATCATGATCGCCACCGCCTTCGCCTACAAGGACACGCTGGAGGAGGCGTTCTTTCCAATCGCGGTGATGGTCAACACCATCCCGGTCGTCGCCAAAGCGCCGATCCTCGTCCTGTTGCTTGGCAACGGCATGGAGCCGAAGATCGCGATCGCGGCGATCATCTGTTTCTTCCCGACACTGGTCAACATGACGCGCGGCCTGCGTGACGTGAACCCGCAGCAGCTGGAGCTGATGCACGTATTGTCCGCCTCGCCGCGCGAAGTGTTCCTGAAGGTGCGCTTCAAGAACTCGCTGCCCTATCTGTTCTCCGCGCTGAAGATCGCCGCCTCTACCGCCGTGATCGGCGCAATCGTCGGCGAATGGATCGGCGCAACCCAGGGCATCGGCGCGCTCATCATCCAGGCGACCTACAATTTCGACTCGCCGCTTCTCTACGCGACCATCGTGGTCGGCTCGGTCTTTTCAGCCACCTTCTTCGGCGTGATTTCCTGGGCCGAGCGGCGCGTCCTCACATGGAATGTCGCCCGGACTTGA
- a CDS encoding FAD-dependent oxidoreductase codes for MTTKHMIDEPAGKAPVVAEADLVVVGGGPAGIAAAVAGARNGLSVTLLERYAYLGGLASGGMVLVLDDMSNGPEVTVRGLCSELIDRMTRMGLCVTPPEEDWISDTTKFQQWARWGVYDFHSHQKPQPICYASAFDPDGFKRASNAMVAEAGVNLRLHSWFSKAIVEDGAVKGIVCESKSGRQAVLGKVVIDATGDLDVATSAGAAFSQGSFIVTTVFRLGNVDTVEAERFEYEEPEAFAAIDREAKRIMGGSWERWWLKTPLPGVVWCNCPHMAGFDGLSVEDLTRADFKGRERIADLVAYAREKVPGFANAVVIDVAPQIGVRTSRLLEGEYVMTKEDVASRRHFADSVARGRDYYYPYRTLLPKDVGQLLVAGRHYSSTAAAQRISREIPPCMAMGEATGVAAALALESGVTVDRVDVAELQRRLRAQGADPGDQPAANASIQIAAE; via the coding sequence ATGACCACCAAACACATGATCGACGAGCCGGCGGGCAAGGCGCCGGTTGTGGCCGAGGCCGACCTTGTCGTCGTCGGCGGCGGGCCGGCAGGCATCGCCGCGGCTGTCGCCGGCGCCCGCAACGGGCTCAGCGTTACCCTCCTCGAACGCTATGCCTATCTCGGCGGCCTCGCCTCGGGCGGCATGGTGCTGGTGCTCGACGATATGTCCAACGGGCCGGAAGTGACGGTGCGCGGGCTCTGCTCGGAGCTCATCGACCGCATGACCCGGATGGGCCTTTGCGTCACGCCGCCGGAGGAGGACTGGATTTCCGATACCACGAAATTTCAGCAGTGGGCGCGGTGGGGCGTTTACGACTTCCATTCGCACCAGAAGCCGCAGCCGATCTGCTATGCGTCGGCCTTTGATCCCGATGGGTTCAAACGCGCGTCAAATGCGATGGTCGCCGAGGCGGGGGTCAACCTTCGCTTGCACAGTTGGTTCTCGAAGGCCATCGTCGAGGACGGCGCGGTCAAGGGGATCGTATGCGAATCGAAGAGCGGCCGGCAGGCCGTGCTCGGCAAGGTGGTGATCGACGCCACCGGCGACCTCGACGTGGCGACCTCCGCCGGGGCCGCCTTCAGCCAGGGCTCGTTCATCGTCACCACGGTTTTCCGCCTCGGCAATGTCGACACCGTCGAAGCCGAACGTTTCGAGTATGAGGAGCCGGAAGCCTTTGCGGCGATCGATCGCGAGGCCAAGCGCATCATGGGCGGTTCGTGGGAGCGCTGGTGGCTCAAGACGCCGCTGCCCGGCGTCGTGTGGTGCAATTGCCCGCATATGGCGGGCTTCGACGGGCTCTCCGTCGAGGACCTCACCCGCGCCGACTTCAAGGGCCGGGAGCGCATCGCGGATCTGGTCGCCTATGCGCGCGAAAAGGTTCCCGGCTTCGCCAACGCCGTCGTTATCGATGTCGCGCCGCAGATCGGTGTGCGAACGTCGCGGCTGCTGGAGGGCGAATACGTGATGACCAAGGAGGATGTCGCCTCGCGCCGGCATTTCGCCGACAGCGTCGCCCGCGGCCGCGACTACTACTATCCCTACCGTACTCTGCTGCCCAAGGATGTGGGGCAATTGCTCGTTGCCGGACGTCACTATTCCTCGACGGCGGCCGCCCAGCGCATCTCGCGCGAGATCCCGCCATGCATGGCGATGGGCGAGGCGACGGGCGTCGCCGCGGCGCTGGCGCTGGAATCAGGCGTGACCGTCGACCGTGTCGACGTGGCCGAACTGCAAAGGCGGCTGCGCGCGCAAGGGGCCGACCCGGGCGACCAGCCGGCCGCCAATGCTTCCATCCAGATCGCCGCGGAATGA
- a CDS encoding CaiB/BaiF CoA-transferase family protein: MQPTDTQPLSGIKVIDFTQVMLGPSCTQVLADYGADVIKIERPGAGDLSRTSIADDPDGFNNPVFRSLNRNKRSIALDLRKDEAKAVIYDLVRNADVVVNNFRAGVMERMGFGHDRLAEINPRIISAFGSGFGPSGPLSHKGGQDILAQALSGVMARRADEATPMTIYPTALADYTAGMHLVQAILLALMQRDKTGRGQSVSVSLFESMLAMQIQEAAMWLQRQRHLNWAAFPLTGVFETTDGAVVLVGAFKQNPLKDICAALGLPDLSAEPRLSTFAGQAANKPELQAKFRERFASNTTAHWLAKLEEQDLLCAPVLTLSEALDHGQTQSNGSIIEVADAHGSFPLLGSPLTMDESAFQVRHAPPGLGADGRAILEEAGYSAESIEALIASGIVAGEKRGEAA, encoded by the coding sequence ATGCAACCGACAGACACCCAGCCGCTTTCGGGCATCAAGGTCATCGACTTCACCCAGGTGATGCTCGGGCCGAGCTGCACGCAGGTGCTCGCCGATTACGGCGCCGACGTCATCAAGATCGAGCGTCCCGGCGCGGGCGACCTGTCGCGGACGTCGATCGCCGATGATCCCGACGGCTTCAACAATCCTGTCTTCCGCAGCCTCAACCGCAACAAGCGCTCGATCGCGCTCGACCTGAGGAAGGACGAGGCCAAGGCGGTGATCTACGATCTCGTCAGGAACGCCGACGTGGTGGTCAACAATTTCCGCGCCGGCGTCATGGAGCGAATGGGCTTCGGCCATGACAGGTTGGCGGAGATCAATCCGCGCATAATCTCGGCCTTCGGCTCGGGCTTCGGACCTTCGGGACCGCTGTCGCACAAGGGCGGCCAGGACATTCTCGCCCAGGCGCTTTCCGGCGTCATGGCGCGCCGCGCCGACGAGGCCACGCCGATGACCATATATCCGACGGCGCTGGCCGACTACACGGCCGGCATGCACCTCGTGCAGGCGATCCTGCTGGCGTTGATGCAGCGCGACAAGACCGGCCGCGGCCAGTCGGTTTCCGTCTCGCTGTTCGAATCCATGCTGGCCATGCAGATCCAGGAAGCGGCGATGTGGCTGCAGCGGCAAAGGCACCTGAACTGGGCGGCTTTCCCGCTGACCGGCGTGTTCGAGACGACCGACGGTGCCGTCGTGCTCGTCGGCGCGTTCAAGCAGAATCCGCTCAAGGATATCTGCGCCGCGCTCGGCCTGCCCGACCTCTCGGCAGAACCGCGCCTGTCGACCTTTGCCGGGCAGGCCGCCAACAAACCGGAACTGCAGGCGAAATTCCGCGAGCGCTTCGCCTCGAACACGACGGCGCACTGGCTGGCAAAGCTCGAGGAGCAGGATCTGCTCTGCGCGCCGGTGCTGACACTGTCGGAAGCGCTCGATCACGGACAGACGCAGTCGAATGGCTCGATAATCGAGGTTGCGGACGCACATGGATCGTTCCCGTTGCTTGGCTCGCCGCTGACCATGGACGAGAGCGCTTTTCAGGTTCGGCATGCGCCGCCCGGCCTTGGCGCGGACGGACGTGCAATCCTCGAAGAAGCGGGCTATTCGGCCGAGAGCATCGAGGCGCTGATCGCCTCGGGCATTGTTGCCGGCGAAAAGCGTGGCGAGGCGGCATGA
- a CDS encoding enoyl-CoA hydratase-related protein — MSVHFSVENHVARVTIDRPDRMNAVDLATEAELVRIWEQIEKDRDIRVVVLTGAGDRAFCTGADMKGESSGLSGLEYWAAPRPGGFGGIALRDMLDVPVIARVNGHALGGGMEMVLGCDIVVASEKATFGLPEPRVGRLALDGGIALLTRRIGHADAMGLLLTGRRIAADEARQLGLVNEVAAPDALDAAVDRWVSDILACAPLSVRAIKAMVRAGESMSAREAQMLRLPQLVEALKSEDQDEGVKAFQEKRPPNWKGR, encoded by the coding sequence ATGAGCGTCCATTTTTCCGTCGAGAACCACGTCGCCCGCGTCACCATCGACCGGCCGGACCGTATGAACGCGGTCGACCTCGCCACCGAGGCGGAACTGGTCCGCATCTGGGAGCAGATAGAGAAGGATCGCGACATCCGTGTCGTCGTGCTGACGGGCGCCGGCGACCGCGCCTTCTGCACTGGGGCCGACATGAAGGGCGAAAGCAGCGGCCTGTCGGGCCTCGAATACTGGGCTGCGCCTCGACCCGGCGGTTTCGGCGGCATCGCGTTGCGCGACATGCTCGACGTACCTGTCATTGCCCGCGTCAACGGCCATGCGCTTGGCGGTGGCATGGAGATGGTGCTTGGCTGCGACATCGTCGTGGCGTCGGAGAAGGCGACCTTCGGCTTGCCCGAGCCGCGCGTCGGACGGCTGGCGCTCGACGGCGGCATCGCGCTTTTGACGCGGCGCATCGGCCATGCCGACGCGATGGGGCTGCTGTTGACCGGCCGGCGCATCGCTGCGGACGAAGCGCGTCAACTCGGCCTTGTCAACGAGGTAGCCGCACCGGATGCGCTCGACGCGGCGGTCGATCGCTGGGTGAGCGACATTCTTGCATGTGCGCCGCTCTCCGTGCGCGCCATCAAGGCGATGGTGCGGGCGGGCGAAAGCATGAGCGCCAGGGAAGCGCAGATGCTGCGCTTGCCGCAACTGGTCGAGGCGCTGAAATCCGAGGACCAGGATGAGGGCGTCAAGGCGTTCCAGGAAAAGCGGCCGCCGAACTGGAAGGGTCGCTGA
- the fdxA gene encoding ferredoxin — protein sequence MVYVIASTCIDVKDGACQDVCPVECIYEGGRMMYIHPVECISCGLCLSVCPVDAIWSEDDLPERERQFQTINEEFFGPEVTGWGDPGGASAKYRTELDHAEVAAAKSKEKA from the coding sequence ATGGTTTATGTGATCGCTTCCACCTGCATCGACGTGAAGGACGGCGCCTGCCAAGACGTCTGCCCGGTCGAGTGCATCTATGAAGGCGGGCGGATGATGTATATCCACCCCGTGGAATGCATCAGTTGCGGGCTCTGTCTTTCCGTCTGCCCGGTGGACGCGATCTGGTCGGAGGACGATCTCCCGGAGCGTGAGCGACAGTTCCAGACGATCAACGAGGAGTTCTTCGGGCCGGAGGTTACCGGCTGGGGTGATCCCGGCGGCGCATCCGCAAAATACCGGACCGAACTGGACCACGCGGAGGTCGCAGCAGCGAAGAGCAAGGAAAAAGCCTGA
- a CDS encoding dihydrodipicolinate synthase family protein: protein MTKLKGVIAAAATPLAADLSIDLDRLVSHCRWLLGEGGCDGINLLGSTGEATSFSVGQRIEGMCAVANAGLPLDRFMVGTGAAALDDAARLTAEAKALGFAGALLLPPFYYKGIAEDGLVAYVETLVRRVGADGLNLYLYHFPANSGVPYSADVVARLRDMMPETVKGLKDSSGDLDYSAGLVRRLPGFDVFPSAEASLGRAAELGFAGCISATANVTGRFAQLCWSGEGASKSQGLAAAVEIRAAVARFPLVASVKAALGLLTGDSGWNRVMPPLSSLSSSQVEALRESLRSTELLASAAA from the coding sequence ATGACCAAGCTTAAGGGCGTCATCGCCGCGGCGGCGACGCCGCTCGCCGCCGACTTGTCGATAGATCTCGATCGTCTTGTCAGCCATTGCCGCTGGCTGCTTGGTGAAGGCGGTTGCGACGGCATCAACCTTCTCGGCTCGACCGGTGAGGCGACATCGTTCTCGGTCGGGCAGAGGATCGAGGGGATGTGCGCGGTGGCCAATGCCGGATTGCCGCTCGACCGCTTCATGGTCGGCACGGGCGCAGCGGCTCTGGACGATGCCGCGCGCCTGACCGCGGAGGCCAAGGCGTTAGGCTTTGCCGGGGCGCTGCTCTTGCCGCCCTTCTACTACAAGGGCATCGCCGAGGATGGCCTCGTCGCCTATGTCGAGACGCTCGTCCGCCGCGTCGGCGCCGATGGGCTGAACCTCTATCTCTACCATTTCCCGGCCAATTCCGGCGTACCCTATTCGGCCGATGTGGTGGCTCGATTGCGCGACATGATGCCGGAAACGGTGAAGGGACTGAAGGACAGTTCCGGCGATCTCGACTATTCCGCCGGTCTCGTCAGGCGCCTTCCGGGCTTCGATGTGTTTCCGAGCGCGGAGGCCTCGCTGGGCCGCGCCGCCGAACTCGGCTTCGCCGGGTGCATTTCGGCTACCGCCAATGTCACCGGCCGGTTTGCCCAGCTTTGCTGGAGCGGCGAGGGGGCTTCGAAATCGCAGGGGCTCGCGGCCGCCGTCGAAATCCGCGCCGCCGTCGCCAGATTTCCGCTGGTCGCCTCGGTCAAGGCTGCGCTGGGGCTGCTCACCGGCGATTCCGGCTGGAACCGCGTGATGCCGCCGCTCAGCAGCCTTTCGTCCAGCCAGGTCGAGGCGTTGCGCGAAAGCCTGCGATCGACCGAATTGCTTGCGTCG